The proteins below come from a single Drosophila busckii strain San Diego stock center, stock number 13000-0081.31 chromosome X, ASM1175060v1, whole genome shotgun sequence genomic window:
- the LOC108607079 gene encoding E3 ubiquitin-protein ligase MARCH5 produces the protein MAEATSGHRESERTCWICFATESENRLAVWRHPCQCRGSTKWVHESCLYRWIDEKQNGNSRMKVTCMQCRVEYLIIFPQAGAFTMLLERAQDVIRQCSPFVAASAFLGSIYWTAVTFGGITVLQVLGQQRGMELIERGDPFFLLVGLPFIPVGLILSRLIRWEEALLRPSPPARPPHCYLSSRWCRRPADFARIFCGAILLPSISMLVGNLLYSKKAASPLQRTLLGGFTFIALKGILKIYMRQRQYLHKSRRHIVDYTEENVRQYAPPATPSTQASRQFAGRDEQEAAVAAVATETLTPTQDAEDVRQQLVVSVPDCPYTLLIS, from the exons ATGGCCGAGGCCACAAGTGGTCACCGCGAATCGGAGCGCACCTGCTGGATCTGCTTTGCCACGGAGTCGGAGAACCGTTTGGCCGTCTGGCGACATCCGTGCCAGTGCCGCGGCAGCACCAAGTGGGTGCACGAGAGTTGCCTCTATCGCTGGATCGATGAGAAGCAGAACGGCAATTCCCGCATGAAAGTCACTTGCATGCAATGCCGGGTGGAGTACCTCATCATATTCCCGCAGGCAGGTGCGTTCACTATGCTGCTGGAGCGGGCGCAGGATGTGATACGGCAGTGCAGTCCGTTTGTTGCCGCCAGCGCCTTTCTCGGCTCCATCTACTGGACGGCGGTGACTTTTGGTGGCATAACGGTGCTCCAGgtgcttggccagcagcgcGGCATGGAGCTGATCGAGCGCGGCGATCCGTTCTTTCTGCTCGTCGGCCTGCCCTTCATACCCGTCGGCCTCATCCTAAGCCGCCTCATACGCTGGGAGGAGGCGCTGCTGC GCCCAAGCCCGCCCGCCCGGCCGCCGCATTGTTATCTCTCCAGCCGCTGGTGCCGACGACCGGCGGACTTTGCCCGCATCTTCTGTGGCGCCATATTGCTGCCCAGCATTTCCATGCTCGTCGGCAATCTGCTGTACAGCAAGAAGGCCGCCAGTCCGCTCCAGCGCACGCTTCTCGGCGGCTTCACCTTCATCGCTCTCAAGGGCATCCTCAAGATCTATATGCGCCAGCGCCAATATCTACACAAGAGCCGGCGCCACATTGTCGACTACACCGAGGAGAATGTGCGTCAGTATGCGCCCCCAGCCACGCCCTCGACACAAGCATCGCGTCAATTTGCAGGACGAGATGAGCAggaagcagcagtagcagcagtagctaCGGAGACGCTGACGCCCACGCAGGATGCAGAGGATGTGCGTCAGCAACTGGTGGTCAGTGTGCCAGATTGTCCCTATACACTGCTAATAAGCTAA
- the LOC108607078 gene encoding uncharacterized protein LOC108607078, producing MSSSWISSDSTSLASDCSTETETETETETETETETEFETETEYETETDTSVSLISDDLSDDSAHMEPLLVTDALLLVPLNWLLDFQQTGSYPEELHARVNALLRQQAAQLLVTRQSEQELWQSLLADTRQVLEASEQQLEAEAEAEELPELNDSPAQQLEMWLDHMSARHQFAAPLKLLTRQQIFAAEQEPTAAPELQLLAPHFAMRRWFPQSNPELAADRNVTLAKYMKELQPELYADPTQLLLLCLSRQWFANLELCVGNTLLHVDRYIFNYHAKLLAKNPSSMVELPGNFVCSWQLRELYQWMLNGRHKLLTDQHYLPLLAQVKFLQMPHLIDAFWFCLCQRRSSLFHEIGAFRGCQISQSLQCGNFWACFYSRLRRCFLPLVASSEFLQLPPNELQLLLSSDFVCVNGEDEIFFALLRWLEHEWPKRARHLPQLLPTLRLPFMSPWLQRSILVTPEHWLIAYLGQTSLLQQLLWTNSLLMQRNLLLPQPLLPMERNWIYCPQVPHHHSLHCPEHRPLTYATFKLFLAQLQQHAQLFMSSLRHVPQKLRHSYNCCSSKRYRPRPVRPFFYEMRLS from the exons atGTCTAGTAGTTGGATTTCCAGTGATTCAACTAGCTTAGCTAGTGATTGTTCAACTGAAACGGAAACGGAGACGGAAACGGAGACTGAAACGGAGACTGAAACGGAGTTCGAGACTGAAACGGAGTACGAGACTGAAACGGACACAAGCGTTTCGCTTATATCCGATGACTTATCGGATGACTCTGCGCACATGGAGCCGCTGCTGGTGACagatgcgctgctgctggtgccgctGAACTGGCTGCTGGACTTTCAGCAGACTGGCTCGTACCCGGAGGAGCTGCACGCGCGTGTCAATGCGCTGCTCAGACAGCAAGCGGCACAGCTGTTGGTCACTCGACAGTCGGAGCAGGAGCTGTGGCAAAGTCTGCTTGCGGATACGCGCCAAGTGCTGGAGgccagcgagcagcagctggaggcgGAGGCGGAGGCGGAGGAGCTGCCTGAGCTGAATGACTcgccagcgcagcagctggaaaTGTGGTTGGATCACATGAGTGCGCGTCATCAGTTTGCTGCGCCGCTCAAGCTGCTAACGcgccaacaaatatttgcagccgAGCAGGAGCCGACAGCAGCCCCAGAGCTGCAGCTACTGGCGCCACATTTTGCCATGCGCCGCTGGTTCCCACAAAGCAATCCAGAGCTTGCTGCAGATCGCAACGTAACGCTGGCCAAGTATATGAAGGAGCTGCAGCCGGAGCTATATGCAG ATcccacgcagctgctgctgctctgtctgTCCAGGCAGTGGTTTGCCAATCTGGAGCTGTGTGTGGGCAACACGCTGCTGCATGTGGATCGCTACATCTTCAACTATCATgccaagctgctggccaagaatCCCTCGAGCATGGTGGAGCTGCCTGGCAACTTTGtctgcagctggcagctgcgcGAGCTCTATCAATGGATGCTCAATGGACGCCACAAGCTGCTCACGGATCAGCACTacttgccgctgctggcgcagGTCAAGTTCCTGCAAATGCCGCATTTGATTGACGccttttggttttgcttgtgCCAGCGCCGCTCGTCGCTGTTTCATGAAATTGGCGCCTTTCGCGGCTGCCAAATCTCGCAGTCGCTCCAATGTGGCAACTTCTGGGCGTGCTTCTATTCGCggctgcgtcgctgctttcTGCCGCTTGTGGCCAGCAGCGAGTTCCTGCAGCTGCCGCCCaacgagctgcagctgctgctcagctcgGACTTTGTCTGCGTCAATGGCGAGGACGAAATCTTCTTTGCTCTGCTGCGCTGGCTCGAGCACGAGTGGCCCAAGCGCGCGCGCCAcctgccgcagctgctgcccacacTGCGTCTGCCGTTCATGTCGCCCTGGCTGCAGCGCTCCATACTCGTCACACCCGAGCACTGGCTCATCGCGTATCTGGGCCagacgtcgctgctgcagcagctgctctggACCAACTCGCTGCTGATGCAGCgcaatctgctgctgccgcagccgctgctgccaatgGAACGCAACTGGATCTACTGCCCCCAGGTGCCGCATCATCACTCGCTGCACTGTCCCGAGCATCGGCCACTCACCTATGCCACCTTCAAATTGTTTCTcgcccagctgcagcagcacgcGCAGCTCTTCATGTCCAGTCTGCGGCACGTGCCGCAAAAGCTGCGCCACAGCTacaactgctgcagctccaagCGCTACAGGCCACGCCCAGTGCGCCCTTTTTTCTATGAAATGCGCCTAAGCTAA
- the LOC108607080 gene encoding uncharacterized protein LOC108607080: protein MSDNVAINSVLNLLLCGATGYGCYTVGVAHPYAFSACVIGLCHGLVGLIDCLTSDENAKKCKDMTTALMEIVPLPLVNVELFFGGESNNIGLGHGLFIVPLAISCLVALCKNSGEEVSEAYDTIKLMTILGNITSLCYLAVNESSWLLGGMAFLAFMAKYGAEFCESEVSEGSGQPITYISWSAFFFLATMAVGGEK, encoded by the coding sequence ATGTCGGACAACGTTGCGATCAACAGTGTGCTCAACCTGCTGCTCTGTGGCGCCACCGGCTACGGCTGCTatacagtgggcgtggcacatcCGTACGCCTTCTCTGCCTGCGTCATTGGGCTCTGCCATGGCCTGGTGGGGCTCATCGATTGCCTGACGAGCGATGAGAACGCAAAGAAGTGCAAGGACATGACGACGGCGCTGATGGAGAttgtgccgctgccgctggtcAATGTGGAGCTCTTCTTTGGCGgcgagagcaacaacattggACTGGGCCATGGGCTGTTCATAGTGCCGCTGGCGATCTCCTGTCTGGTGGCTCTCTGCAAGAACAGCGGCGAGGAGGTCAGCGAGGCGTACGACACCATCAAGCTGATGACCATATTGGGCAACATCACCTCGCTCTGCTACCTGGCGGTGAACGAGAGCAGCTGGCTGCTGGGCGGCATGGCCTTCCTGGCCTTCATGGCCAAATACGGCGCCGAGTTCTGCGAATCGGAAGTGTCCGAGGGCAGTGGCCAGCCCATAACCTATATAAGCTGGTCGGCGTTCTTCTTCCTGGCCACCATGGCCGTTGGCGGCGAGAAGTAA